The segment AATTATTACATATCCAAAAAAAGAAGAAGAACAATTAATTGTTCGCCAGAATCTTTCAAAACTTTTCCCGATTGCTAATGCAGTATTAAAAACAAAAGACATAATAAAAGCTCGTGATGTAGTTAAAGATGTTTACATGGACGAGAAAATTGAGCGATATATTCTGGATATTGTTTTTGCTACCCGCTTTCCTCAGGATTATAATTTAGAGAAATTCAAATCAATGATAAATTATGGAGCATCACCACGTGCAAGTATATATTTAGCATCTGCAGCAAAAGCATTTGCATTTATCAAGCGTCGTGGTTATGTAATTCCTGAAGATATTCGTGCAGTTTGTCATGATGTACTACGCCATCGTATAGGACTGACTTACGAAGCAGAAGCAGAAAACATAACAACAACAGATATTATTAATGAAATTCTTAATACTGTTGAAGTACCTTAATATAATATTATGAAAAATAACCTAAACATTACTATTCTACTATTCATCACATTCTTTTTAAATCTTACTTTAAGTGCTCAAAATATGGTTGGATTATCTAAGGATGAAGTGCAAAAACAAATGAATAAAAATTTCACAAAATTTGCAGCAAATTCATTTGGAATCAGTACTAATATCAACACTCTTAAATATGTTGATTCAAAAACTGACAGAACTCTAATCTTTTATTTTGGCAAAGATAACAAATGTCAATATTCAAAAATGATAGAAGACATGGATGTTATTGATACAAGAATTAAAGAATTTAATACCAAATTTAAACCAGCCGGGAATTTGCAATGGATTGAAACCAAAAACGGAAAAAACTATAAAATTAAAATAGAAAAAGAAGAATATATTTTTAACGTTATTATCTCTGATTAATTTTTTGAAAAGTGGAAGCTACTGATTTGTTGAAAAAAGTGAGGAAGATTGAGATTAAGACAAAAATGTTGTCTAATCAGGTGTTTGCAGGCGAATATCATAGCGCATTTAAAGGAAAAGGGATGACTTTTAGTGAAGTCAGAGAGTATCAGTTTGGCGATGATATAAGAAATATTGACTGGAATGTTACTGCAAGATTCAATCACCCTTATGTAAAAATATATGAAGAAGAAAGAGAGTTAACCGTAATGCTTTTGGTTGATGTTAGCGGATCAAAAGATTTTGGAACACAAGGTCAGTTAAAAAAGAATCTTATGGCTGAACTATGTGCTGTACTTTCCTTCTCTGCAATTTATAACAATGATAAAATTGGAATTATTTTTTTCTCGGATAAAGTCGAAAAATTTATTCCACCTCAAAAAGGGAAAAAACATATACTTAGAATTATCAGCGAACTGTTAAACTTTAAAGCACAAAATCAAGGAACTAATATTGGTGAGGCCATCAGATTTTTTACTAATGTTACAAAAAAACGTAGCACTGCCTTTATCATCTCTGACTTTATTGATAATGGTTTCGAAGAAGCAGTAAAAATCTCAAGCCGAAAACATGATTTAATCGCACTTCGTGTTTTTGATGAAAGAGAAACCAATATGCCATCAATTGGTTTAGCTTGTTTTAAAGATGCCGAAACCAATGAAATTCGCTGGGTTGATACATCTAGCAGTACTGTTCGTAACAATTATAAAAGCTGGTGGATTCAAAAAGATAAAGCACTTAACGAAATCTTTTTAAAATATGGAATTGATTCCTTAAAATTAAAAACCGATCAGGATTACGTTAAACCATTAATGAATCTGTTTAAAAGAAGGATTAATAAATAGAAGTTGATAAAATGAGAAGGATTCTTTTATTTGGAACATTGTTTATAATTTTTCCTGCAATTGTTTTCTCACAAATGATGACAATTGAGGCAAAACTCGATTCTAATAAATTCTTAATTGGTGATCAGATAAAACTTCATCTATTGGTTACAAAACCTAAAAGTGCTAACCTCAACTTTCCTGTATTACCGGATAGTTTAGCTGGAGGAGTTGAAATTATTGAAAGATTTAAAACCGATACAATTAGTAAAAACGGAGATTTAATTAAACTGGATCAATCCTATTTAATAACTTCATTTGATAGTGGAAAACATGCCATACCTCCTATACCATTTGAATTTTTACGAGATACTATAGTTGACACTCTCTTCACCGACTCTGTTTTCTTTTATGTTAACACCTTGCAGGTTGACACTACAAGAAAAACTATTTATGACATAAAAGCTCCAATTGACGAGCCTTTTAGCATAATGGAAATTTTAGGTTACATTATTTGGGGATTAGCCGGACTAATTGTCATTTTACTGGCATATTACGCTTACCGCAAATTCAGGAAAAAAGAACCATTAATTAAAATACCTCAAAAACCAGCTGAACTACCTCATGTAATTGCTTTAAGAGAGTTAGATAAATTAAAAGAGAAAAAATTATGGCAAAATAATTTAATTAAAAAATACCATACCGAACTTACCGATATAATCAGAAAATATATTGAAGCAAGATTTTTTATCCCTGCAATGGAAATGACAAGTTATGAAATTATCGAAGCTTTAGAACACGAAAAATATCTTTCAGGTGAGAACCATTCTGGATTGCGCCAGCTTCTTACACTTGCAGATTTTGTAAAATTCGCAAAAGCTCAGCCATTGCCTGATGAAAATGATTTAAGTATTAGACATGCATATCAGTTTGTAAATGAAACAAAACTTATTGAAAAAATACAGGAAGTAATAAGTCCTGAGAAACCAATAGAAGAAACGAAAGGAGGTACAAATGCCTAACTACGTTTTTGCAAATCCGGGATATTTATTATTACTTGTACTAATTATTCCAGTAATAGTATGGTATATATTTAAACAGAAAAAATCTGTTCCAACTATACAGTTATCAACACTACAAGGCTTTGGTGAGAAAAGAGTTTCTTTCAGAAACATTTTAAAACATGTTTTATTTGGATTCAGAATTTTATGTTTTTCATTTTTAATTCTTGCACTTGCTCGCCCACAATCTACAAATAGTTGGCAAAATGTTTCTACCGAAGGTATAGATATTATAATATCATTAGATATTTCTGGTAGTATGTTAGCTCAGGATTTTAAACCAGACAGATTAGAAGCAAGTAAAAGCATCGCTGCAGAATTTATCAATAGTCGTCCAAATGATAGAATGGGACTTGTTGTATTTAGTGGAAAAAGTTTTACTCAATGCCCTCTAACAACCGACCATGCTGTTCTTATAAATTTATTTAAAGGAATAAAATTCGGTTTAATTGATGATGGCACTGCAATAGGTGAAGGAATTGCAACTGCTGTTAACAGAATTAAAAACAGTAATGCCAAAAGTAAAACTATTATTCTGCTTACAGATGGAGTAAATAATGCAGGTTCGATAGCACCTGTTACTGCTGCCGAAATTGCTAAAACATATGGAATACGAATTTACACTATTGGTGTTGGAACTTTAGGTCAAGCTCCTTATCCATTTCAAACACCTTTTGGCACTCAAATTCAAATGATGAATGTTGAAATTGATGAACCAGTGCTAAAACAAATTGCTAAAATGACAGATGGTAAATATTTTCGTGCTACAAATAATGAGAAATTACGCGAAATTTATAAAGAAATTGATAAGCTTGAAAAAACAAAAATTGCTATAAAAGAATATAGAAAACATAAAGAAGAATTTTTTCCATTTTTATTAATTGCTTCACTTTTATTCTTCTTTGAATTGATTTTTAAATTAACATTATTGAAAAAAATACCATAATATGTTTAAGTTCGGTCACCCTGAAGTTTTGTATGGATTGCTTGCAGTTGCGCTGTTTGCAGGGTTATTTGTGCTAAATATATTTTTACGCAAAAAAGCTCTGAATAAATTCGGACAAAACTCGCTTATTAAATTTCTAATGCCTGATGTTGCTGGATGGCGAAGAAATTTAAAATTTATTCTTTTAATGGTCGCTTATGTATCCATTGTTTTTGGGTTAAGCGATCCTATGGTTGGCAGCAAATTGGATAATGTTAAACGCAAAGGTGTTGAGCTTGTTATTGCTCTTGATGTTTCTAACAGTATGTTAGCCGAAGATGTTTATCCAAGCAGACTGGAAGCATCTAAAATGGCAATTGAAAAATTAGTAGATAAATTAAGTAATGATAAAATCGGATTAATTGTTTTTGCCGGCGATGCATTTACACAATTACCCTTAACTGCCGATTATGTTTCAGCAAAAATGTTTCTTGAAGGCATATCAACTCAATCTGTTCCGATACAAGGCACAGACATTGGCAAAGCTATAGAAACAGGAATGAAATCGTTTAGCTCAATTGAAGGCGAAAAAAATAAAGTGCTCGTTATTATTTCTGATGGAGAAAATCATGAAGAAGGTGTTAATGAATTA is part of the Bacteroidia bacterium genome and harbors:
- a CDS encoding VWA domain-containing protein, which produces MPNYVFANPGYLLLLVLIIPVIVWYIFKQKKSVPTIQLSTLQGFGEKRVSFRNILKHVLFGFRILCFSFLILALARPQSTNSWQNVSTEGIDIIISLDISGSMLAQDFKPDRLEASKSIAAEFINSRPNDRMGLVVFSGKSFTQCPLTTDHAVLINLFKGIKFGLIDDGTAIGEGIATAVNRIKNSNAKSKTIILLTDGVNNAGSIAPVTAAEIAKTYGIRIYTIGVGTLGQAPYPFQTPFGTQIQMMNVEIDEPVLKQIAKMTDGKYFRATNNEKLREIYKEIDKLEKTKIAIKEYRKHKEEFFPFLLIASLLFFFELIFKLTLLKKIP
- a CDS encoding VWA domain-containing protein, translated to MFKFGHPEVLYGLLAVALFAGLFVLNIFLRKKALNKFGQNSLIKFLMPDVAGWRRNLKFILLMVAYVSIVFGLSDPMVGSKLDNVKRKGVELVIALDVSNSMLAEDVYPSRLEASKMAIEKLVDKLSNDKIGLIVFAGDAFTQLPLTADYVSAKMFLEGISTQSVPIQGTDIGKAIETGMKSFSSIEGEKNKVLVIISDGENHEEGVNELAAEAAKKGIIIHTIGMGQPQGAPIPITGKFGKQDFKTDKQGAIIITKTNDALLGQIASAGGGVYVRATNSLTVLNEIFDKIDKMNKKEIESQIFSDYEHQYQYFIAFAILLLLADFMLIERKSKRLKNINLFNKVAL
- a CDS encoding DUF58 domain-containing protein, translated to MEATDLLKKVRKIEIKTKMLSNQVFAGEYHSAFKGKGMTFSEVREYQFGDDIRNIDWNVTARFNHPYVKIYEEERELTVMLLVDVSGSKDFGTQGQLKKNLMAELCAVLSFSAIYNNDKIGIIFFSDKVEKFIPPQKGKKHILRIISELLNFKAQNQGTNIGEAIRFFTNVTKKRSTAFIISDFIDNGFEEAVKISSRKHDLIALRVFDERETNMPSIGLACFKDAETNEIRWVDTSSSTVRNNYKSWWIQKDKALNEIFLKYGIDSLKLKTDQDYVKPLMNLFKRRINK